The following proteins come from a genomic window of Pocillopora verrucosa isolate sample1 chromosome 6, ASM3666991v2, whole genome shotgun sequence:
- the LOC131770836 gene encoding protein IWS1 homolog has protein sequence MGDHVRNPFDDIDSGDDEIEKPPTPEIHHGGDSPRAPGFSDISDNEDEEKTGEEATKQQPEDSNDSSNVSSPGDREDNTKEDIITEAKPDASPLYDQEMSPVSSTSATADDQENTVAKEDHKEKDASLEAEQLPQKTNQESERKQENLVGTEVEGELGVLSQLSTPRAEMGEGEPEGNLNVTENTTERWRTFSSGAATDDDLEMPISPLGLGLSGPESEIVDDILKSDVSKLLPGNEDESKEGPIDQNDDLNNIAKEEKSLAEGRPTEPDEEGVESEEEAGEQLIQDIFGASDEEEEFVGFGQEDIEVTKKKKGARDRKQHSLSLGSEADDEEVKANKDDLETMKVPKPKSNKSALDNDDDDDDDLDDKQVFVSDFDLMIQKKKEMNRNFRRKRKNVDIISDSDDAVAHMITQMKEVAEEDRMLNGAKQAATKKLKMLPSVLTHLHKADLQTTFLELGVLPVLKDWLSPLPDGSLPHLQIREGLLKVLAEFPSMDSRTLKMSGIGKAVMYLCRHPRETRANKKIAGKLVNDWARPIFGVTSNFKSLSREEREQRDYQNMSKKRRLSSVDSDGGRTPKSIDSALQSDKKAVKPGDKGFVMRARVPMPSNKDYVVRPQNAVERMDFSKKPQKSMNRFEKQKRKFDEKKKLLNRGSQRAVGISIEGRKMAL, from the exons ATGGGTGATCATGTCAGAAATCCCTTTGACGACATTGATTCCGGAGATGATGAGATAGAAAAGCCACCGACACCTGAAATCCATCATGGCGGTGATTCGCCAAGGGCGCCAGGTTTTAGCGATATTTCAGACAacgaagatgaagaaaaaaccGGCGAAGAAGCCACCAAACAACAGCCTGAAGATAGCAACGATAGTTCTAACGTTAGTTCCCCAGGTGATAGGGAAGATAATACAAAAGAGGATATCATTACGGAGGCGAAACCTGACGCTAGTCCTCTCTACGATCAGGAAATGTCGCCCGTTTCATCAACTTCGGCAACAGCTGACGACCAGGAGAACACGGTCGCCAAAGAAGATCACAAAGAGAAGGATGCTTCCTTAGAAGCTGAGCAATTAccacaaaaaacaaatcaagaatctgaaagaaaacaagagaattTAGTTGGAACGGAAGTCGAAGGTGAACTTGGAGTTCTTAGTCAGCTGTCTACACCAAGAGCAGAGATGGGCGAAGGAGAGCCCGAGGGAAATTTAAATGTAACAGAGAACACAACCGAAAGATGGCGAACTTTTTCTTCAGGGGCAGCAACGGACGATGATTTAGAAATGCCAATATCACCTTTAGGTCTTGGACTCTCAGGACCTGAATCAGAAATAGTTGATGACATTTTGAAAAGTGATGTCTCCAAGCTTCTTCCTGGCAATGAAGACGAGTCTAAGGAAGGGCCAATAG ACCAAAACGATGACCTCAACAACATAGCTAAAGAGGAGAAGAGTCTTGCTGAGGGAAGACCAACAGAACCAGATGAGGAAGG GGTAGAATCTGAAGAGGAGGCTGGTGAGCAGCTGATTCAGGATATTTTTGGTGCTAGTGACGAGGAGGAAGAATTTGTG GGATTTGGACAAGAAGACATTGAAGTGACCAAGAAGAAGAAGGGAG CACGAGACAGAAAGCAGCACTCACTGTCCCTTGGATCAGAAGCTGATGATGAAGAAGTTAAAGCAAATAAGGATGACTTGGAAACAATGAAGGTTCCAAAACCCAAATCTAACAAAAGTGCCTtagacaatgatgatgatgatgacgatgatttGGATGACAAGCAAGT gttTGTGTCAGATTTTGACCTGATgatacagaaaaagaaagag ATGAACAGGAATTTCAGAAGGAAAAGGAAG AATGTGGACATCATAAGTGACAGTGATGATGCAGTAGCACATATGATAACTCAGATGAAAGAAGTTGCAGAG gAAGATAGGATGCTGAACGGAGCAAAGCAAGCAGCTACCAAGAAACTCAAAATGCTTCCTTCTGTTCTAACACACTTACACAA AGCTGATTTACAAACTACATTCCTCGAGCTTGGCGTTTTGCCTGTTTTGAAG GACTGGTTGAGCCCTCTGCCTGATGGTTCTTTACCTCATCTTCAGATTCGTGAAGGACTGCTCAAAGTCTTAGCCGAG tttCCTTCCATGGACAGCAGAACTCTTAAAATGAGCGGAATCGGTAAGGCAGTCATGTACCTGTGCCGCCATCCGAGAGAGACAAGAGCCAATAAGAAAATTGCAGGAAAACTCGTCA ATGACTGGGCGCGGCCGATTTTTGGTGTGACGTCAAACTTCAAATCCCTCAGTCGAGAGGAGAGAGAACAGCGGGATTACCAAAACATGTCCAAGAAAAGAAGATTAAG TTCAGTAGATAGCGATGGAGGCAGGACTCCAAAGTCCATCGATTCTGCTCTGCAGAGCGACAAAAA AGCCGTGAAGCCTGGTGACAAGGGCTTTGTGATGCGAGCCCGCGTTCCCATGCCATCCAACAAAGATTACGTTGTGCGACCACAGAATGCTGTTGAACGGATGGATTTCTCCAAG AAACCTCAAAAGTCGATGAACCGTTTTGAAAAACAGAAGAGAAAGTTTgacgaaaagaaaaagcttcTCAACAGAGGATCACAGCGAGCCGTGGGTATCAGCATCGAAGGAAGGAAAATGGCTCTTTGA
- the LOC131770722 gene encoding potassium voltage-gated channel subfamily A member 1-like yields MTSNATFSMTKKESSASSRIRINVSGTMFETLEETLSRYPDTLLGCPKKRVQYFDKRHDEYFFNRNRLAFDAILFYYQSYGRLVRPDMVPENVFIDEVRFFQIRSAYTSTRDKIERALLGKDEDLPQNLIQRKIWLLFSHPESSYAARVMAVLSVVIILLSVVIPCFESSSGVINSINNNRSTFFSSLEMACYIWFTFELVVRFCSAPHKLRFFRSMLNIVDIISVVPYYVLLTMQNTRAPLSVLRAARMLRVLRIFKLSRYSSGMRILIFTFYTSMKELGMFFIFISISVVVSSSAAYYAETGCEKCAFTSIPDAFWWAVNTITTVGYGDQYPLTASGKMVGCLLTVFGVLIIALPVFLFVANFNKVMNANMAAIDRAGEKER; encoded by the coding sequence ATGACTTCAAACGCTACTTTCTCgatgacaaagaaagaaagttccGCCAGTTCAAGAATTAGGATCAACGTAAGCGGAACAATGTTTGAAACTTTAGAAGAAACCTTGTCGAGGTACCCAGACACTCTTTTAGGATGTCCAAAGAAGCGTGTTcaatattttgataaaagacATGACGAATACTTTTTCAACCGAAACAGACTGGCTTTCGATGCGATTCTGTTTTATTATCAGTCGTATGGGAGACTAGTTAGACCCGACATGGTGCCTGAGAATGTTTTTATCGATGAGGTACGTTTCTTCCAAATTCGAAGCGCGTACACTTCTACTCGAGATAAAATCGAGCGTGCTCTTTTAGGAAAAGACGAGGATTTACCACAAAACCTCATACAACGTAAGATATGGCTGTTGTTTTCACATCCCGAATCATCATACGCAGCAAGAGTTATGGCAGTTTTATCTGTTGTTATCATTCTTCTTTCGGTCGTTATACCATGTTTTGAGTCGTCATCTGGGGTCATCAACTCTATAAACAACAATAGGAGCACGTTTTTCTCGTCTTTGGAGATGGCCTGTTATATTTGGTTTACCTTCGAGTTAGTGGTTCGTTTTTGCAGCGCACCTCATAAACTGCGGTTTTTTCGCTCAATGCTTAACATCGTTGACATAATCAGCGTAGTTCCGTACTATGTTCTTCTAACAATGCAAAACACTCGTGCACCGTTATCGGTGCTGCGCGCGGCAAGAATGCTGCGTGTTTTACGGATATTCAAACTCTCCCGCTACTCTAGTGGTATGCGGATATTGATATTTACGTTTTATACGAGTATGAAAGAGTTGGGAatgttttttatcttcatttccaTCAGTGTCGTGGTATCATCGAGCGCAGCGTACTACGCCGAGACTGGTTGCGAAAAATGCGCTTTTACGAGCATCCCTGACGCTTTTTGGTGGGCGGTGAACACGATTACAACGGTGGGTTACGGCGATCAGTACCCGCTGACAGCCTCTGGTAAAATGGTGGGTTGTCTGCTGACCGTGTTTGGTGTTTTAATCATTGCTCTTCCAGTTTTCCTCTTTGTCGCAAACTTCAACAAAGTTATGAACGCCAACATGGCCGCAATTGACCGCGCTGGAGAAAAAGAACGCTGA
- the LOC131770575 gene encoding doublesex and mab-3 related transcription factor 3, truncated gives MSAVSENAPSNSTLRAPKCARCRNHGVVSSLKGHKHYCKWRDCVCPKCLLIAERQRITAARVALLRHQTRMEPFESKGCGPCVEFTHGGADHEVVFPSFTPRVNSVFSASPPSEPTRPASCPVTEEKNSQQPVFIKEEKIDPEYSSNDTLPEDDRGDEPPPKRLARSASPQLTNGNVSRSPSPRFHVHESCRPQADHVIRENDNSSFQLPWSSTFRDQDDFDYTVKLLQKSLGESAFKRRKPPHPVEVLSKIFPSHKENVLELVLKGCSGDLVQAIECILAGKSHSIDFPEPASSCLPSAPLSSSFSSIPFTGVKQTLLPGVPLSLPLTSFNGATKTTAHPLTSMGAQAHGGLRLPPMIRSRSLQTQRNEHEERELNGYHAHNGLIGPAFLPPYRGSPPLSRENNLLENEISVCFRCGTKSRSGDRFCGKCGADLKC, from the exons ATGAGCGCTGTATCTGAAAATGCCCCATCCAACAGTACCCTACGCGCGCCAAAATGCGCCCGCTGCCGGAATCACGGAGTGGTATCTTCGCTGAAAGGTCACAAACATTATTGTAAATGGAGGGACTGTGTTTGCCCCAAGTGCCTGTTAATAGCAGAGAGACAGAGAATTACCGCCGCTAGGGTGGCCCTTCTGCGCCATCAAACCAGAATGGAACCGTTCGAGTCTAAAGGCTGTGGACCATGCGTTGAATTTACGCATGGAGGCGCGGATCACGAAGTAGTATTCCCTTCGTTCACACCGAGAGTGAACTCGGTTTTCTCCGCCAGTCCTCCATCCGAACCAACACGACCAGCTTCTTGCCCTGTAACTGAAG AGAAAAACTCACAACAGCCAGTGTtcattaaagaagaaaaaattgatccGGAGTATTCCAGCAATGACACTCTTCCCGAAGACGACCGAGGTGATGAACCTCCTCCCAAAAGATTGGCAAGAAGCGCCTCACCGCAGCTTACAAACGGGAATGTTTCTCGCTCCCCGTCACCTCGCTTTCACGTGCATGAAAGCTGTCGACCACAAGCAGATCATGTGATCAGGGAGAACGATAACTCTTCGTTTCAGTTGCCATGGAGCTCGACTTTCCGTGACCAAGATGATTTCGACTACACCGTGAAGCTTCTTCAAAAGAGTCTTGGTGAATCTGCCTTCAAAAGACGGAAACCTCCCCATCCGGTCGAAGTTCTCAgcaaaatatttccttcacaCAAAGAAAACGTATTGGAACTCGTTCTGAAAGGCTGCAGTGGTGATTTGGTCCAAGCGATCGAATGTATTCTAGCTGGCAAGAGTCATTCCATCGACTTTCCGGAGCCAGCCTCGTCCTGTCTTCCCTCTGCCCCTTTGTCTTCTAGTTTTTCCAGCATTCCGTTCACGGGAGTTAAACAAACTCTGCTTCCAGGCGTGCCTCTCTCTTTACCTCTTACGTCATTCAACGGTGCTACCAAGACTACGGCGCACCCACTGACCTCAATGGGAGCGCAGGCTCATGGTGGACTAAGGTTACCTCCCATGATACGAAGCCGTTCGTTACAAACTCAAAGAAACGAGCATGAAGAAAGAGAACTGAATGGATATCATGCGCACAACGGCCTCATTGGGCCAGCATTTTTGCCGCCTTATCGAGGTTCGCCTCCGCTTTCTAGAGAAAACAACTTGTTGGAGAACGAAATCTCGGTTTGTTTTCGTTGTGGTACTAAATCTCGATCGGGTGACCGATTTTGTGGGAAATGTGGGGCGGACCTTAAATGTTAA